In Astatotilapia calliptera chromosome 16, fAstCal1.2, whole genome shotgun sequence, one genomic interval encodes:
- the slc35a5 gene encoding UDP-sugar transporter protein SLC35A5 produces the protein MACCPLCPRLCSRSSAYTLALGLGFVTLGTSRILLLKMSANAENKYDFLPASVNLLAEALKLHFCLVMSVRVIVQEGRSCRDLGCASSSSFLSSLKWAVPAFLYFLDNLIIFYVMSYLQPAMAVLFSNFVILTTAVLFRIVLKRRLSWVQWAALVILFLSIVSLTTGSGGKQNSIAVPSLHSNPLSSPSNSCLLYTQLLEEMKNSSISWASTLPGQAWRDKVVSKLQSLGVGHILLILQCFISAMANIYNEKILKEGEQLTESIFIQNSKLYAFGVVFNGLTLGLNSEARGLTMHCGLLHGHNIYSLGLVLVTAALGLSVAFILKFRDNMFHVLTGQITTVLVTGLSLFLFDFHPSLDFFFQAPTVLLAIFIYNASWHKDLEYSLQREKLRVINGEVFERSRGDGEELELLTKANADSESDEESL, from the exons ATGGCATGCTGCCCCTTGTGCCCCAGGCTGTGCTCCCGCTCATCAGCCTACACTCTTGCTCTCGGGCTAGGCTTTGTAACACTGGGGACCAGCCGCATCCTACTTCTGAAAATGTCTGCCAATGCCG AAAACAAGTATGACTTCCTCCCAGCATCTGTAAATCTGCTTGCTGAGGCTCTTAAACTGCACTTTTGTCTGGTCATGTCAGTCAGGGTCATAGTCCAAG AGGGCCGATCATGCAGAGATTTGGGTTGTGCCTCCAGCTCTTCCTTCCTCAGCTCCCTGAAGTGGGCCGTCCCTGCTTTCCTTTACTTTCTTGACAACCTCATCATCTTCTATGTTATGAGCTACCTGCAGCCC GCTATGGCAGTGTTGTTCTCCAACTTTGTCATCCTGACCACAGCTGTGCTCTTTAGAATAGTTTTGAA GAGGCGCCTGTCTTGGGTTCAGTGGGCAGCGTTGGTTATTCTCTTCCTGTCCATCGTTTCCTTGACAACAGGATCAGGAGGCAAGCAAAACTCAATAGCTGTTCCCAGTCTTCACTCAAACCCACTTTCTAGCCCCTCCAACTCTTGCCTACTCTACACCCAGCTTCTGGAGGAGATGAAGAACAGCAG TATATCATGGGCATCAACCCTGCCCGGCCAGGCCTGGAGGGACAAAGTAGTATCGAAGCTTCAATctctgggtgtgggtcacatcCTGCTCATCCTCCAGTGCTTCATCTCTGCCATGGCCAACATATACAATGAGAAGATTCTCAAAGAAGGAGAGCAGCTCACTGAAAGCATCTTCATACAGAACAGTAAACT GTATGCCTTTGGTGTGGTGTTTAATGGTCTGACTCTTGGGCTCAACAGCGAGGCACGAGGTCTCACCATGCACTGTGGCCTCCTACATGGACATAACATTTATTCCCTGGGCTTGGTGCTGGTCACTG CTGCCCTGGGCTTATCCGTGGCCTTCATCTTAAAATTCAGAGACAACATGTTCCATGTGCTGACTGGCCAGATCACTACTGTTCTGGTCACAGgcctctccctcttcctctttgaCTTCCACCCTTCGCTGGACTTCTTCTTCCAGGCACCCACTGTCCTGCTGGCCATCTTTATCTACAATGCCAGCTGGCACAAGGACCTGGAATATAGCCTGCAGCGAGAGAAACTACGGGTCATCAACGGGGAGGTGTTTGAGAGGTCAAGAGGG GACGGTGAGGAGCTCGAGCTCCTGACAAAGGCAAATGCAGACAGTGAATCTGATGAAGAGTCCTTGTAG